From a region of the Erythrobacter neustonensis genome:
- a CDS encoding SPOR domain-containing protein: protein MMVDAEYEELAEPESELDLVDTDSLPWLEADEEDDEAGGLDGSQIMLFAAGLIALLAVVVGGVWWFTNRAGDDALVADGSVIEAPEGPIKQAPEDPGGKTFAGTGNVAPVVGEGGSRNAVVAEPAMPALPGGTPGATPAASATASGGAVKPTPAATPSPAPVPGTGVQLAAYGTRARAEQGWLDAQRRTDKLSGVKYRIVEGKVDIGTVYRLQAVAGSRAEADRLCGALKADGVDCQVK from the coding sequence ATGATGGTTGATGCCGAATACGAAGAACTGGCCGAGCCCGAAAGCGAGCTCGATCTGGTCGATACCGACAGCCTGCCCTGGCTCGAAGCCGATGAAGAGGACGACGAGGCGGGCGGGCTCGACGGCTCGCAGATCATGCTCTTCGCCGCCGGGCTGATCGCGCTGCTCGCGGTGGTCGTGGGCGGGGTGTGGTGGTTCACCAACCGCGCCGGCGACGATGCGTTGGTGGCCGATGGCAGCGTGATCGAAGCGCCCGAGGGCCCGATCAAGCAGGCGCCCGAAGATCCAGGCGGCAAGACATTCGCCGGCACCGGCAATGTCGCGCCCGTCGTGGGCGAGGGCGGATCGCGCAACGCGGTGGTCGCGGAACCCGCCATGCCCGCGCTGCCCGGCGGCACCCCTGGCGCTACGCCTGCGGCGTCCGCGACAGCTTCGGGCGGAGCGGTCAAACCGACGCCCGCCGCCACGCCTTCGCCCGCGCCTGTGCCCGGTACCGGCGTCCAGCTCGCCGCCTACGGCACCCGCGCCCGCGCCGAACAGGGTTGGCTCGATGCCCAGCGCCGCACCGACAAGCTTTCCGGCGTGAAATACCGGATCGTCGAAGGCAAGGTCGATATCGGCACCGTCTATCGGTTGCAGGCGGTTGCGGGCAGCCGCGCCGAGGCCGACCGGTTGTGCGGCGCGCTCAAGGCCGATGGGGTCGACTGCCAGGTAAAATAG
- the nagZ gene encoding beta-N-acetylhexosaminidase, protein MIPAIFGLSGPVLTADERAFFRDCDPAGYILFGRNCVDPVQLRRLTDDLRAIHGRDRLLVSIDQEGGRVARLRPPHWAAYPAGDAFEKLYQIAPASAIEAARANATAMALELSAMGITVDYHPPLDLRVPGAHDVIGDRAFGSDPTQVAAIGRAVLEGLAAGGVAGCIKHMPGHGRTDVDTHKALPTVTASPAELEADLEPFRALNQALIGMTGHLVFTAWDAENPATLSQKVIRDVIRGKIGFDGLLLTDDIDMEALGGAIPERAARAHAAGCDIVLNCWAKMDDMQGICAALPAMSDASAVRLDRALAQTRVADQIPARAGELLAKRDALLALATASA, encoded by the coding sequence ATGATTCCGGCAATTTTCGGCCTTTCCGGCCCCGTTTTGACCGCCGATGAGCGCGCATTTTTTCGCGATTGCGACCCGGCGGGCTATATCCTGTTCGGTCGCAATTGCGTCGACCCGGTGCAATTGCGCCGCCTGACCGACGACCTGCGCGCGATCCACGGACGCGACCGGTTGCTGGTGTCGATCGACCAGGAAGGCGGCCGTGTCGCCCGCCTGCGCCCGCCGCATTGGGCCGCCTATCCGGCAGGCGATGCCTTTGAAAAACTTTATCAAATCGCCCCCGCCAGCGCGATCGAGGCGGCCCGTGCCAATGCCACGGCGATGGCGCTCGAACTGTCGGCGATGGGGATTACGGTGGATTATCACCCGCCGCTCGACCTGCGCGTTCCGGGCGCGCACGACGTGATCGGCGACCGCGCTTTCGGCAGTGACCCCACGCAGGTCGCCGCGATCGGGCGCGCGGTGCTCGAAGGACTTGCCGCAGGCGGGGTCGCGGGATGCATCAAGCACATGCCGGGGCACGGCCGCACCGATGTCGACACGCACAAGGCGCTGCCCACAGTAACCGCGTCGCCAGCGGAACTCGAAGCTGATCTGGAACCTTTCCGTGCGCTTAATCAGGCGCTTATCGGCATGACCGGGCATCTGGTATTTACGGCTTGGGATGCCGAAAATCCCGCGACCTTGTCGCAGAAGGTGATCCGCGACGTGATCCGCGGCAAGATCGGGTTCGACGGGCTGTTGCTGACCGACGATATCGACATGGAAGCGCTGGGCGGCGCGATCCCCGAACGGGCTGCACGTGCCCATGCTGCAGGTTGCGACATCGTCCTCAATTGCTGGGCCAAGATGGATGACATGCAAGGCATTTGCGCGGCCTTGCCCGCCATGTCCGATGCCAGCGCCGTCCGGCTCGACCGCGCGCTGG